CGTTTTCCAAGCCGCCGGGCCGGTTCGAGGCGGGCACCCCCGCCATCTCGCAGGTGATCGGCCTCGGCGCGGCGGTGGATTACCTCACCGGCATCGGCATGAATAACATCGCGGCGTATGAACACGAGTTGCTGGAATACGGCACCGCTGTTCTTTCAAAGGTGCCGGGACTCCGCATCATCGGCACCGCGCCGCGCAAGGGGGCGATCATCTCTTTCACGATGGATGCGGCGCATCCGCACGACATCGTCACCATCATCGACCACGAAGGGGTCTGCGTACGGGGCGGCCACCACTGCGCCCAGCCGCTCATGGCCCGCTACGGCGTGCCCGCCACCAGCCGCGCCTCGCTGGCCTTCTATAATACGAAGCAGGAGATAGACCACTTGGCCAAAGCCCTGCAAAAAGTGCTGGAGGTTTTCGCGTAATGTCGTACCAAAGCGAGCTGTACCAACAGGTCATCCTCGACCACAACAAGAACCCGCGCAACTTCAGGGAAATCGGCGATACCGCCCACTCCTGCAACGGGCACAACCCGCTCTGCGGCGACAAGATAAACATCTACCTGAAGATCACGCCGGGCGATGTGATAGAGGATGTGTCGTTCACCGGCTCCGGCTGCGCCATCAGCAAGGCGAGCGCCAGCCTGATGACCACTTTCTTAAAAGGGAAAACCGCCGCCGAAGCAAAGGTGGTGTTCGACGAGTTCCACAAGATGGTGCTGGGCGACCTCGACCCCGCCACGCAGGAACACCACCTCGGCAAGCTGACGATCTTTCAGGGGGTGCGTGAATTCTCCTCGCGCATCAAATGCGCCAGCCTCGCGTGGCACACGCTCATCTGCGCCATCGACAAAACCGGCGAAACCACGATGGAGTAAAGACTCCATTATCCCATTCTTGTCATCCTGAGCCACGGGCGAAGGATATCTTTCCGGAAAGAGATTCTTCAGTCGCAGATGCTCCTTCAGAATGACATGCTAATAAAGCCGGGCCTACCTGAAGAGGGAAAGGTTTTCGGAAACCCAGCGGGAGAGGCGTTCGACGCCCTCCTTCGCGGAGACCTTCGGCCGCCAGCCGAGGCCGCGTTGCGCTTTGCGGATATCGCTGATGAATACCGGCTGGTCGCCGGGACGGGTTTTAGCGAACTTGAGCGGAATTTTCTTCCCCAACGATTTTTCCAGATAGCCGAGCAGTTCCAAAAGGCTCATCGTGTTGCGCGGCCCGCCGCCGATGTTATACGCCTTGCCGGCCGCGGCTTTCCTCTTCTTGAACGCGGCCTCATAGACATCCAGCAGGTCGTCGATGAACAGCATGTCGCGCACCTGTTTGCCGTCGCCGTAGATGGTGATCTTCTTCCCCAGGTGCGCGGCGATGGTGAACCACGCCACCCACCCCTGATCCTCCACGCCGAACTGGCGGTAGCCGTAGATGCACGATTGCCGCAACGTCACCCCTTGCAGGCCGTAAATGCGGTGATAGTCCATCACATACTGGTCGGCCGTCCCTTTGGAACAGCCGTAGGGTGAATGAAAGTCGAGCTGCATCGTCTCCGGCACGCCATGCTTGAAATCGCGGTATGCGTAGCGTCCGCCGCGCTCCACCACCGGGACACGCTCCATGCCGCCATACACCTTGTTGGTGCTGGCGTAGATAAGGAACGGCGATGTACCACGCCGCGACGGCGACAGCCCGCATGCTTTGCGGATAGCTTCCAGCACGTTGAACGCGCCCAGCGCGTTGGTCTCGAAATCCGTGCGCGGATCCGCGACCGAGGTGGTTACGGCCACCTGCCCGGCGAGATGCAATGCCAGCGCCGCATCGGCGTATTTGGAAAAAATGCGGTCCATCGCGGCGGCGCGGCGGACATCCTCTTTCAAAAACACGAGGTCGCCGTTTTTGGCGCGGAGCCACGCGAGGTTGCGCCGCGCCCCTTTGCGCGCGCAGTTATCGATAATGACAACGCGCCACCCTTTTTCCAAAAAACGGGCGGCGGCGTTGCAGCCGATGAATCCCGCCCCTCCGGTGATGACGGCGGTAGTGCTCATGCCAATCCCCTGTCCGCCAGTTCTTTCGCGGCGAGGTCGAATTTATCGCTGGCTTCCGCCGTGCGGGCCCACTCGATGAGCCGCCACATCCCCTCCTCAAAGCCGACGGCGGGAACATAACCGAGCAGCTCCCGCGCGCGGGCGAGATCGGCAAAGCAGTGGCGGATGTCCCCTTTGCGGAACGTGCCGGTGATGTGCGGGGCGATATCGGGGCGGCCGTGCAGGCGGGCCAGCGTTTCGGCCACCGCGCGTACCGGCGTTGGGACGCCGCCGCCGATATTGACCGCATGGTAATCGGCGCCGCTCTTCTCCAGCGCCAGCAGGTTGGCCGCCACCACGTCGGCCACCGATACGAAGTCGCGCGTCTGCCCGCCGTCTTCGTACACCACCGGGGCCTTGCCGCACTTGATGCGGGTCATGAAGATGGCGGCCACGCCGGTATAGGGGTTGGAAAGCGATTGGCGCGGCCCGTAAACATTGAAGTAGCGCAGCGCCACGGCCGGAATGCCGTAGGTGAGGCCGATATTGAGCACGATCTCTTCCTGCGTCATCTTGGTGACAGCGTAGATGGAGTTGGGGGTGCGGCGGGCATCTTCGCGCGTGGCGGCGGCGGTCAGCCGTTCGCCGCACCGCGGGCAATAATTGTTCCAGTCGCCTTTTTCCAGATCGGCGGTGCGGCGCATGGCTCCTTTCACGGTGCCGCAACGGGGGCAGGCATACTCCCCTTCCCCGTAGCCGCTCATGCTGGAGGCGACCACCACCTTGCGCACGGCGTGGGGTTCGTTGGCGAGGATGTCCATCAGCACGGCGGTTCCCCGCGCGTTCACGTCGGCGAAATATTCCACCTTGTACTGCGATTGCCCCACCCCGAGGGCGGCGGCATGGTGGAACACCGCCTCAACGCCGGCCAGCGCCTTTTTCATGGCGGCGCGGTCGCGCACATCCCCTTTGATAAATTCCGCGTGCTGGTTCAGATAGGACGGCGGGTTCCCGCCGGGATGCACCTGCGGGTCGAGACTGTCCAGAATGCGTACCGCATGGCCGCGCGAAACCAGCGCGTCGGCCAAATGGGAGCCTATAAATCCGGCGCCGCCGGTAACAAGTATGTTCATCCGTGTTATCTCTGCGAAGAATTACGCTTACTGGTTAACGGCCAACCGCCAGAAAAACTTGAGCGCCCCCCTCAGGCTTATTTGCCGGCTCAACTGAAAAGAGGCGGCTAGAACGAATACCCCGCCTTAAGGGTCATCACTTCCATCCGGCTTTCCGGTTGCACTATCGCACCGGCGGAAACGCCGCCGGCGGTATAGGTCACGGGATCCGATTCCTTGAACCGGTAGCTGTCGAATTCGAGCGTGACGCTCCACGGATTGTTGAAACGCCAGCCGACGGATGCGTAATAACTGATGTCCGCCTTCGGATGCAGCACCGGGTCGTCATCCGCGCCGAGGGCTTTGAAGCCGACTATTTCATTCAGATACAGGGGATACTTAAAGCCGGCGGCGGCTTCCAGCCCGCTTTTTGCCGGCAACATCGCAATCCCCGCGCGGAGGAAACCGATGGTGTAATTCTCCTTATAGCCCGCCACGCCGCCGTCCTTCTTGATGTCGCGCGTCCAGAAATCCACCCCCAGCCCCGCGACCAGATCAAGGTAATGCCGGTCCGCATCGCCCGGTTGTATGCTGGAATCAAGCCGGTAATGCAGCAACGCCTCATTGAGCATCCCCTGGTAACCGGTCGTGGTGGAAAATGGCGAACACTGTCCGCTCGCGCTGCAAGCGCGGCCATTATAGGTGACATCGCCGGAATACAGCTTGCCGTTATAGCCCAGCAACAGCCCGGACCGGCCGTCCCGCAGCCAGGTAAAACCGGCCACATAGCGCGGCCCGCTTTCGTCCAGCATTTTCACGCCGCCGCTGTATTCACCCCAGCTGAACCGTTCAACGCCGGCGGTGACCCGCATTTCCGCGGCGGCTGTTTCCGGCGCGGCGCACCACAAAGCGGCGCACACGGCGGACAGCGCGAGCACACGGCCACAAAAGCGGTAAACTCCGTTATTGTTTTTAAACTTCATCGAATGTCCCCCCTTGCCCCGCGCCGCATCGGCGAAACCGTGCATAATATTCCGGCAAAAAACCGCCCCGAATCAAGACTGATTCTACTACAGACTCCCCCTTTATTGAACTATTTTAGGTCTAGGCGCAATCTCTAATGGACGGCGGGAGCGGTTCCCGGCACGGCCGCCGCCGGGGGCGCGGCCGCTTTGAGGGCCGGACGCTGGCCGAACTCGCGGGGTTCGGTTCCTTCCTTGAAGCTTTCAAAAAACGATTGCGGGTCATCCGGCGTGGTCAACAACCCCGTTTCCTTGTTGATCCGGACAAAAACGATGTTTTTGGGGGGCGTGAACGGCTTCACCTCAAGGTCCTTGATCACCGTGCGCATATAGTTGAGCCATATCGGGGCGGCGGCGCGGCCCCCCACCTCGTTTTTGCCGATCGGTTCACGCTGATCACGGCCAATCCAGACGCCGGTCACCACGCCCGAAGTGAAGCCGATGAACCAGGCATCCACATAATCATTGGTGGTGCCGGTCTTCCCCGCCGTCGGCGCCCCCAGGGAACGAACGGCCGTGGCGGTTCCTTCCTCCACCACGCCGGTCATCACATTGGTCATAAGGTAGGCGGTATCTTCCGGCATCACCTGAATCGGCGCCGGTTCGGCGGTTTCCAGCACCTTGCCGTCGAGGGTTTCGATGCGGCGGATGGCGATGGGCTCGAGACGCATTCCCTTGTTCGCGATCACGCCGTAAACCGAAGTCAGTTCCATCAGCGATACGCTCGATGAGCCGAGCGCGACGGAAAGATCCGGCTTCAGCGGGGACACGATCCCCAGCGCACGGGCCCAATCGATCACATAGTGGATGCCGATCTTGTCCAGCACCTTGATGGTAACGACGTTCCGCGATTCGGTGACGGCGGTGCGAATGGTGGTCGGCCCGTAGAAAGCGTTGGCGAAATTGGCCGGCTTCCAGGCCTGCTCCTCTTCGGCCCCTTCCAGCGTCACCGGCGAATCGATCACGATGGTGGAAGGGGTAAAGCCGCGATCCAGCGCGGCGGAATAAATGACCGGCTTGAAGGCGGAGCCGGGCTGGCGCAACGCCTGCACCGCGCGATTGAAGGGGCTCTTCCCAAAGTCGTAGCCCCCCACCATCGCGCGGATTTCCCCGCTGGCGTAGTCCAGGCTCACCAGCGCCCCTTGCAACGCGGGGGTCTGGTGCAACATCAGCTGCAACGCCCCCTTGCGGATGTCATCCAGCAGCTTCACTTCGATGATGTCGCCGGGCTTCACCAGCCGGGTGGCATCTTTCACCGGCTGGTAGCCGCGGCCGTCTTCCTTGGGATTATACTCGTGAGCCCATGCGAAGAACGCCGCTTCGATGGTTCCCGGCACGCCGTTGACCGACACGGCGATCCTGTCCGGCGCCACCTTCGTCACCACCCCCTTGTACGCCTTCCCCTTGGCGAAATAATCTTCTTCGCTTATTTTGTCCATGACGGGGTTCAGCTTCTCCCAGCCGGGTTCTTCCCGCGCGGGATCGATATGCCCGGCGATGCCGCGCCAACCGATGCGGCGGTCGTTCTCCTCGATGCCGTCGGCAAGCGCCCGCTGCGCCTGCATCTGCCAACCGGTGTCCAGCGTGGTATAAACGCGCAGCCCCTCGTGATAGAGCTTGTCGGCCCCGTATTTTGTGTAGAGGTAGCGCCGGATGTGTTCGGCGAAATACGGGATATCGTTCGATGTGTGCTTGAATTCAGCCAGCTTCACCGGCTCGGCGTTCGCCTTGTCCGCCTGCTCTTGCGTGATGTAATGCGAATCGAGCATCCGCCGCAGCACCAACCCCCGGCGGTACACGGCCCCCTTTTCGTTATTGAACGGGGAATAGCTGTTGGGCGCCTTGGGAAGGCCGGCCAGGAGCGCTATCTCGCCCAACGTAAGCTTCTTGGCGGGTTTGTCGAAATAAAGCCCGGCGGCCGCTTCCACGCCGTAGCAGCCGTGGCCGTAATAAATCTGGTTGAGGTAGACATCCAGTATCTCTTCTTTCGTCAGGTGCCGCTCCAGCTCAAACGCGATGATGAATTCCTTGAGCTTGCGCGCGAAGGTTCGTTCGCGCGACAGGAACATCACCTTGGCCACCTGCTGGGTAATGGTGCTCCCCCCCTGCACCACTTCGCCCGCCTTCAGGTTCACCGCCGCCGCGCGGAATATCCCAATCACATCAATGCCGCCGTGCTGAAAAAACTTCTCGTCTTCAATGGCGAGGGTCGCCTTCTTCATCAGGTCGGGAATATCTTCATATTTGAGGAGGACGCGGCGCTCCGTGTAAAACTCCGCCGCCACGTTCCCCTTGCGGTCATAAATGGTGGTCACCAGCGAGGGATTGTAGTTTTTCAGCCGCGCCACGTCCGGCATCTGCCCGCGGTAGTAGCTGACGTAGCCCGCCACCAACGCCGCCACGCCGATGACGCAGCCGCCGGCAAAGGCGGCGGCCACAATCAACAGTTGGCGCAACGTGCGGGCGCCCACAAAACGTGCCCCGGCTTCGATGCACCATGACAGCGCCTTGAGGAGGATGGCAAGCGCCCGCCCCATCGCCATAAGAACCGTTTTCAAAACCGTTTTCATCCGCCGCCGCTTCAGCCTTTATCCGGTTTCTTTTTCAGCCGCCAGTATTCATCCCGCAGCTTCTGCAGGTCTTCCCACGCCTCTTTCTTGTGTCCCGGCGAACGCAATAAAAACGAGGGATGATAGGTCGCTAAAAGCGGCACACCCTCGTAATCATAAATCCGCCCCCGCATGCGCCCAATGGGGGTCTCCTCCCTAAGCAGCGTGTGGGCGGCATGCGCTCCCAGCGCACAAATGATGGCCGGCCGCGCAACCGCGATCTGCCGCTTCAAAAACCCCTCGCACGCGGCCACTTCGTCCGGCAACGGGTCGCGGTTCTTCGGCGGGCGGCACTTGAGCACGTTGGCTATATAGACGTCTTCGCGGCGGAAGCCGATAGCCTCGATCATCTTGGTCAACAGCTGCCCGGCGCGTCCGACGAACGGTTTTCCCTGTTCATCCTCGTCGGCCCCCGGCGCCTCCCCCACGAACATAAGCCCGGTCGCCGGGTTTCCATCGGCGAACACGGTTTGCGTGCGCGTTTTGTGCAGGCCGCAGGCGGTGCAGGCGGCCGCTTCGCGGGCAATCACTTCAAGGGCGGCGGCAACCGGCGGGGAAGCGGGGAGCGGCGGCGCGGTGGAAACCGCGGCCGATTGCGCCAGCACGGGACGAGGCAAAGGTGAACCCGGCTCCACAAACTCAACGCCAATCGTCCGCAGGTATCTGAAATAGGCTTCGATCTCCTTCATCACGCTCCCCTTCGGTGAAGGATTACTTTGTCCCGCCGGACGCGGCAATCGCGGCGGCTTCCGCTTTCAACGCTTCATCCAGCACGATATCGGCCAGCGCCTCCTTCGTGAGCCTGCCGGTATGCAGCGGTTCCTGCCCGCGGGGAATGATCACCAGCTCGTTGTACGCGCCGTCGAACCCGATATCGGGACGGCTCACATCGTTGGCGCAGACAAGGTCGAGGTTTTTGCGCCGCATTTTTTCCCGCGCGTTGTGCGCCAGGTCTTCGGTCTCGGCGGCGAAGCCGACTATCACGCGGTTCCCCTTCTTCTTCCCCAGAATCTCCAGCAAATCGGGGTTTTGAACCAGCGCCAACGTCAGCGGGGCATTCTTTTTTTTGATCTTTTGCGGCGCGGCGGCGGCGGCGCGGTAATCGGAAACCGCGGCGGCCATTACCAGCATATCGCACGCGTCGAAGCGGGATTCCAGCGCATCCAGCATATCCCGCGCGGTCCGCACCGCGACCGTCTCCACTCCCGCCGGCAACGGGATTGCCATCGGACCGTGGATGAGCGTCACCCGCGCTCCGCGGGCGGCGGCGGCGCGGGCAATGGCGGTTCCCATTCTGCCCGAGGAGCGGTTGGTGAGGTAACGCACGGGATCAATCGGTTCTTCGGTCGGGCCGGCGGTGACGATGACCCGCTTCCCGTTAAAATCCTGTTTCCGCACACGGGCGGCAAGCAGAACGTCCCGCAATTGCTCAAGCGCCGGGAGCCGCCCCACCCCCTCGTCGCCGCAGGCCATCGCGCCGCTCTCCGGCGGGATGATCCGCACCCCGCGCGATTCGAGAATGCGGAGGTTTTCCGCCACGGCGGGGTTTTGCAGCATCCGGGGATTCATGGCGGGGGCCACATAAACCGGGCATTCCAGGGCCAACACCGCCGTGGAAAGAAGATCGTCCGCGATACCATGCGCCATCTTGGCGATGAAATTGGCCGTCGCGGGGGCAATCAACGCCGCATCGGCGTCCTGGGTAATGTTCAGGTGGTCGAACGGGTCGCCCTGATGGCCCCAATCGGCGGTAAGCACCCGGTTGCCCGAAACCGACCGCAACGCGGTGGAGGTAACAAACTGTTCGGCATTTTTGGTCATTGCCACATGCACGTCGACCCCTTCTTTCTTAAGAAGGCGGACGAAATCGGGCATCTTGTACGCGGCAATGCCGCCGGTGACGCCCAGAAACACCTTTTTCATATTTCCCATCCCTCAATCATACCAACGCGCGGCGGCCTATGCCACCTTTTGGCGAAAATGGGTAGCGGGTCAGTTTGAAATTAACTTGGTAACAGAGTAGTCCCCTCCTTTGCAAGGAGGGGATACAGGGGAGGTTTTTAACCCCTCCTGCACCTCCCCTTGCAATGCAAGGGGAGGGAAAAAACGGGATAACTCAAACTGACTCACTACCCGAAAATGGCGTCCCGCCTCCGGAAAGCAGGAGAATCATCCCGCGAACTTAATCGGCACCCTTTCATAATAAAATGGTATAATACCGTCAATGATTTCTTAATAACGCCACACACCGCCATCCAAAACAGGCGGGAACCGGGAGCCTATTTAGGACAAGAGTGAATTCCACGGCACAATCATCGCGGACATAATTGCGCTTGTTATGAGGAGGCCACCTATGCGGATTATCTTCGTTGAAGCAAAATCCCCCGACCTGCATATTTACTCCCGTATGCCCCTCCCCCGCCTCGGCACCATCCTGCTGGCAACCATCCTGCGTGACAGGGGACACGACGCCCGGGTGCAGATTGAAGAGCTGGGCCGCATCCGCATGGAGGACATTGAAACGGCCGACGCCGTCGGCATCTCCATCATCACATCAACAGCGCCGCGCGGCTATGAATTCGCCAGAATTTTCCGCAAGATGGGAAAAACCGTCTTTATAGGAGGGGCGCACGCCACCTACCTGCCGGAGGAGGCCCTGTTACACTGCGACTATGTGTTGCGCGGCGAGGCGGACGACACCATAGTACCGTTCATCGAAGCGCTGGAGCGCAAGAGCGGGTTTGAGGAAGTCGGCGGCCTTAGCTGGTGGCGCGGCGGAACGGTTGTGCACAATCCCAATACCGCCTACATCAAGAATATGGACAAATCGCCGATACCCGATTTCCGGCTGATCACCAACTGGGAAAAGAAGATGGATGTCACCCCCATCATGACCAGCCGCGGCTGCCCCTACGACTGCGAGTTCTGCTCCGTCTCCAACATGTTCGGACGCCAATTCCGCCATAAGAGCACCGAACGGGTTCTGGCGGAGTTGAGACAGCACAAGGAACTCTGCCGCGAGAACGGGGTAAAGAACCCCGACGACTGGATTTTCTTCTACGATGACAATTTTACCATCAACAAAAAGCGGGCCAAGGAACTGCTCCGCGCCATGATAAGCGAAAACCTGACTCCCCACTGGACCGCCCAGGCCAGCGTTGATGTGGCCGACGATGACGAACTTCTCGGCCTCCTGAAGAAATCCAACTGTTACCTGCTCTATATAGGGTTTGAGTCGATCAATCCCGAAACCCTTAAAGCCTACAACAAGAAACAGACGGTCGAAAAAATCGAAAAGGCCATCCACAAACTCCGGCAATACGGCATCCGGGTGCATGGCATGTTTGTCTTCGGGGCCGATACCGACGACGCTTCCGTAATCAGCGGCACGGCCGCCTTTGCCAAACGGAACAAACTCCATTCAGTGCAGTTCATGATCCTGACCCCGCTTCCCGGCACGCGAACCTATCAGGAACTGACCCGTCAGGAGCGGATAACCACCCGCGACTGGCAGCTTTATGACGCCCACCATGTCGTATTCGAACCGGCCCACTTCAGCCAGCACGGGCTGCAATACGACACCATCACCGCCATGCTCAGCTTCTACGGCCTTCGCCATATCCTCAAGCGGGCATTTTTCCTGCTGCTGCGCCTGCACGACCTTAAACGGGGGCTGATTGAGATTTCAATCAAGCTTTACGGCCACCGGACGCTGAAGCATTGGTTTCAGCAAAAGAAGGAGTGGATAGCCGCCCTCCCCCACCATACAAAAGGGTTAAAATAGGGGACAAATAAGAATCGCGCGGCTATTTTTATCCAACAAAGTACATTTCCGATCAAGCCGTCTTCATAACATCCCCGTGACCGCGCCCCGTCTCCGCGCAAAAAAGGCCTTTAGCCCCCCGCGCCAAATTCCGAAAACACTAGGCAGATGGAAAACCACAACACCCAACTGATAGAGGAGAACCCGGAAAAGATGTAGAACAACGGAACAAGGCATGGAACGAACGAAAAAACCCTACAACTGAAACTAAAGATGGCAAGGATGCCACGAAAAATTCAAGGAGGATACGATCATGGCTTTGCGTGTATATAACAACCTTTTCTCGGTCAATGCCCAGCGGCATTTATCGGCCAATAATGCCAGTCTCGGCGGCTCCCTTGAGAAGCTCTCTTCAGGGCAGAGAATCAACAAAGCGGCGGACGATGCCGCCGGCCTCGCCATTTCCGAAGGCCTGCGCGCCCACATCCGCTCGCTGGGACAGGCCACCCGCAACTCAAACGACGGCATCAGCCTCATAAACACGGCGGAAGGGGCGCTCTCCGAGCAGTCCTCGATACTCGTCCGTATGCGCGAACTGGCCTCGCAGGCCTCCACCGGCACCGTCGGTTCGACCGAGCGCAGAACGATCAACCGGGAATTCCAGGCGCTGAAAGACGAAATCGACCGCATCGCGGCCGTGACGGAATTCAACGGCCAAAAACTGCTTGATGGCTCGCTTATGGCTACCCAGCCCGGTTCGGTGGTCATCCAGATCGGCATCCGCGCGACCAGCAACGACCGGATCAGCCTGAACACCGCCGTCGACCTGACCTCCATCACCACCACCGGCCTGGCGGTGCAGAACATCAGCGTGCTTACCGCCCAGTCGGCGCTGGCCTCGCTCTCCACCATCGATAGCGCCATCGCGAAAGTAACCGATGGCCGCGGCCGCCTTGGCGCCGTGCAAAACCGCTTGGTGCATACCTTGGCCAACCTGTCGGTCAGCACTGAAAACCTGACCGCCGCCGAATCGCAGATCCGCGACGCCGACTACGCCAGCGAAATCTCGCAGTTCACCCGGAACCAGATACTGGTGCAGGCGTCCACCGCGATTTTGGCGCAGGCGAACCTGGTGCCGCAGACCGTGTTGCAACTCCTCGGTTGAGGCTCCATTAGGAAACGATGCAAAGCAATGACTAAACAACCTAATGGCAGAAAGAGGAGGGACATGCTGTGGTGCAATCGATAGACGGCCACTTATATCCCACCCGCCCTATGGAAGGTATTGATGCCTATGGCAATACGCCAATCGCGGATGGGCCGAAAAAGCCATCCATTCCGTTTCGGGAATGGCGGCAACGGTTCGGCAAAGCAATGGACATTTTGAAAATGCGGGTCAAGGTAAAGCTCAATCCGGAAAATGGAAAAGCCGTGTACGAAACGGCTCCGGAAAAGGCCGCCCCGCAGGGGATTCAAAATGACCACGGAACGACCAAAATAACCGCCTTTCGTTCAGGCGGGAACTTTAAAGGTGCCTTGTTCAACGATGTAGGGTAAAAGTTGGGGCAGGCAGGGGGTGCCTAAAAACACCCCCTGCCAATATTTCCTTTATATTCACATACTTAAGCTGCGACCTTTCCCCTAAAAAAACCCTTAAGTGACGTCCGCCATTGCCCGATAAGTATTGGTGAACAAAGAACTTGAGGAGAACTGAACATGGCTATTACACCGACCAGCTCGGGCGCGGCACCGATACAGATAACCGGCCTGATCTCCGGACTCGACAGCACCAGCATTGTCCAAAAGCTTGTGGAGTTGGAAAAAGC
This portion of the Nitrospinota bacterium genome encodes:
- a CDS encoding SDR family NAD(P)-dependent oxidoreductase, coding for MSTTAVITGGAGFIGCNAAARFLEKGWRVVIIDNCARKGARRNLAWLRAKNGDLVFLKEDVRRAAAMDRIFSKYADAALALHLAGQVAVTTSVADPRTDFETNALGAFNVLEAIRKACGLSPSRRGTSPFLIYASTNKVYGGMERVPVVERGGRYAYRDFKHGVPETMQLDFHSPYGCSKGTADQYVMDYHRIYGLQGVTLRQSCIYGYRQFGVEDQGWVAWFTIAAHLGKKITIYGDGKQVRDMLFIDDLLDVYEAAFKKRKAAAGKAYNIGGGPRNTMSLLELLGYLEKSLGKKIPLKFAKTRPGDQPVFISDIRKAQRGLGWRPKVSAKEGVERLSRWVSENLSLFR
- the coaBC gene encoding bifunctional phosphopantothenoylcysteine decarboxylase/phosphopantothenate--cysteine ligase CoaBC: MGNMKKVFLGVTGGIAAYKMPDFVRLLKKEGVDVHVAMTKNAEQFVTSTALRSVSGNRVLTADWGHQGDPFDHLNITQDADAALIAPATANFIAKMAHGIADDLLSTAVLALECPVYVAPAMNPRMLQNPAVAENLRILESRGVRIIPPESGAMACGDEGVGRLPALEQLRDVLLAARVRKQDFNGKRVIVTAGPTEEPIDPVRYLTNRSSGRMGTAIARAAAARGARVTLIHGPMAIPLPAGVETVAVRTARDMLDALESRFDACDMLVMAAAVSDYRAAAAAPQKIKKKNAPLTLALVQNPDLLEILGKKKGNRVIVGFAAETEDLAHNAREKMRRKNLDLVCANDVSRPDIGFDGAYNELVIIPRGQEPLHTGRLTKEALADIVLDEALKAEAAAIAASGGTK
- a CDS encoding SDR family NAD(P)-dependent oxidoreductase, translated to MNILVTGGAGFIGSHLADALVSRGHAVRILDSLDPQVHPGGNPPSYLNQHAEFIKGDVRDRAAMKKALAGVEAVFHHAAALGVGQSQYKVEYFADVNARGTAVLMDILANEPHAVRKVVVASSMSGYGEGEYACPRCGTVKGAMRRTADLEKGDWNNYCPRCGERLTAAATREDARRTPNSIYAVTKMTQEEIVLNIGLTYGIPAVALRYFNVYGPRQSLSNPYTGVAAIFMTRIKCGKAPVVYEDGGQTRDFVSVADVVAANLLALEKSGADYHAVNIGGGVPTPVRAVAETLARLHGRPDIAPHITGTFRKGDIRHCFADLARARELLGYVPAVGFEEGMWRLIEWARTAEASDKFDLAAKELADRGLA
- a CDS encoding B12-binding domain-containing radical SAM protein, whose translation is MRIIFVEAKSPDLHIYSRMPLPRLGTILLATILRDRGHDARVQIEELGRIRMEDIETADAVGISIITSTAPRGYEFARIFRKMGKTVFIGGAHATYLPEEALLHCDYVLRGEADDTIVPFIEALERKSGFEEVGGLSWWRGGTVVHNPNTAYIKNMDKSPIPDFRLITNWEKKMDVTPIMTSRGCPYDCEFCSVSNMFGRQFRHKSTERVLAELRQHKELCRENGVKNPDDWIFFYDDNFTINKKRAKELLRAMISENLTPHWTAQASVDVADDDELLGLLKKSNCYLLYIGFESINPETLKAYNKKQTVEKIEKAIHKLRQYGIRVHGMFVFGADTDDASVISGTAAFAKRNKLHSVQFMILTPLPGTRTYQELTRQERITTRDWQLYDAHHVVFEPAHFSQHGLQYDTITAMLSFYGLRHILKRAFFLLLRLHDLKRGLIEISIKLYGHRTLKHWFQQKKEWIAALPHHTKGLK
- a CDS encoding flagellin FliC, with the translated sequence MRVYNNLFSVNAQRHLSANNASLGGSLEKLSSGQRINKAADDAAGLAISEGLRAHIRSLGQATRNSNDGISLINTAEGALSEQSSILVRMRELASQASTGTVGSTERRTINREFQALKDEIDRIAAVTEFNGQKLLDGSLMATQPGSVVIQIGIRATSNDRISLNTAVDLTSITTTGLAVQNISVLTAQSALASLSTIDSAIAKVTDGRGRLGAVQNRLVHTLANLSVSTENLTAAESQIRDADYASEISQFTRNQILVQASTAILAQANLVPQTVLQLLG
- a CDS encoding SUF system NifU family Fe-S cluster assembly protein, giving the protein MSYQSELYQQVILDHNKNPRNFREIGDTAHSCNGHNPLCGDKINIYLKITPGDVIEDVSFTGSGCAISKASASLMTTFLKGKTAAEAKVVFDEFHKMVLGDLDPATQEHHLGKLTIFQGVREFSSRIKCASLAWHTLICAIDKTGETTME
- a CDS encoding uracil-DNA glycosylase — encoded protein: MKEIEAYFRYLRTIGVEFVEPGSPLPRPVLAQSAAVSTAPPLPASPPVAAALEVIAREAAACTACGLHKTRTQTVFADGNPATGLMFVGEAPGADEDEQGKPFVGRAGQLLTKMIEAIGFRREDVYIANVLKCRPPKNRDPLPDEVAACEGFLKRQIAVARPAIICALGAHAAHTLLREETPIGRMRGRIYDYEGVPLLATYHPSFLLRSPGHKKEAWEDLQKLRDEYWRLKKKPDKG
- a CDS encoding PBP1A family penicillin-binding protein, translated to MKTVLKTVLMAMGRALAILLKALSWCIEAGARFVGARTLRQLLIVAAAFAGGCVIGVAALVAGYVSYYRGQMPDVARLKNYNPSLVTTIYDRKGNVAAEFYTERRVLLKYEDIPDLMKKATLAIEDEKFFQHGGIDVIGIFRAAAVNLKAGEVVQGGSTITQQVAKVMFLSRERTFARKLKEFIIAFELERHLTKEEILDVYLNQIYYGHGCYGVEAAAGLYFDKPAKKLTLGEIALLAGLPKAPNSYSPFNNEKGAVYRRGLVLRRMLDSHYITQEQADKANAEPVKLAEFKHTSNDIPYFAEHIRRYLYTKYGADKLYHEGLRVYTTLDTGWQMQAQRALADGIEENDRRIGWRGIAGHIDPAREEPGWEKLNPVMDKISEEDYFAKGKAYKGVVTKVAPDRIAVSVNGVPGTIEAAFFAWAHEYNPKEDGRGYQPVKDATRLVKPGDIIEVKLLDDIRKGALQLMLHQTPALQGALVSLDYASGEIRAMVGGYDFGKSPFNRAVQALRQPGSAFKPVIYSAALDRGFTPSTIVIDSPVTLEGAEEEQAWKPANFANAFYGPTTIRTAVTESRNVVTIKVLDKIGIHYVIDWARALGIVSPLKPDLSVALGSSSVSLMELTSVYGVIANKGMRLEPIAIRRIETLDGKVLETAEPAPIQVMPEDTAYLMTNVMTGVVEEGTATAVRSLGAPTAGKTGTTNDYVDAWFIGFTSGVVTGVWIGRDQREPIGKNEVGGRAAAPIWLNYMRTVIKDLEVKPFTPPKNIVFVRINKETGLLTTPDDPQSFFESFKEGTEPREFGQRPALKAAAPPAAAVPGTAPAVH